The genomic window TATAGAATACCTTAGTTTAAATATTATATATATTGTGTGGTTAATCATAAATAGAAGTAAAAATAAAACAAGAGATATAACTTTTATAAAAATACTAAGGAATAGTTCATTCTTTTTGTTAATCGCCTTCATAAGTTATCCAATAACTACTGATATTAATTTATATGTGCATTATGGTTTGATGGATTTAAATGGAATTAACCCTTTTATTAATCCTGCAAGCACATTTACCTCAAAGTTATCTTCATTTCTTGTCTGGAAACAGACTTCAACTTATGGGCCTGTATCTCAAATATTTTTTATTATTTCCGCTGCTTTCGTTGCAATTACTCCTAGTTTGGGAATTTATGTATTTAAATTAATATGTCTTTTATTCCATATATTAAATACTTACTTAATCTGGGGGCAATTAAGAAATTCTCCTCAGAAAATAAATGTAACAATTGCATATTTAGTTAGCCCAATTTTGCTGTTTGAGCAGGTTACAAATGCACATATTGATGTCTTAATTTCTACAATTTTAATTACTTTAATAATCTGCCTAAAAAACCATAATTATATAGCTGCGACTGTTACAGTTTGGATTGGTTTTTTAATTAAAACATTACCAATTATTTGGTTGCCTCTAATTTTTGTTTATTTAATTAAGCAACAACGGTGGAAAAGCTTATTTAGTGCTATTTGTATCTCTGTAGTTATAATTTTTGCAGTTGATATTATAGCTTTACATACAGTCGAAGCTTGGAAAAGCCTTTTAAATCCTGGGGTTTCAAACAAAGTAAATGGTTCCTTATATGCTTTGCTTACGCAAGTACTACATTTTAAATTTCTAAATTTTTCTCTAAGTTTTAAACAGACTATATTCTCGATATTTAAACCTATAATATTTTTTCCATTTCTAGTTTCTTATTTTGTTGTTCTGGTAAAACCATATTTGAAGAAAAATTATTCTGAAACTAATCTTAGTATAAATATTGGATGGATTACCTTAATATTATTTCTGTTTGCTGCTCCTTGGTATTGCTCTTGGTATTCCTCTGTGCTGCTGGCAGTCGTAGCTTTAAACATACATTCAAAAAGATTTGTGATTACTAGTATAGTATTTAGTACTACAAGTACTGTTGCTTACTATCTAATACAAGGTTTCCCACCTTTCAATGTTGTAACGGTTATACCAACTTTAGCATTAATTCTATTTTGGTTTAGGCGTGATATCCAAGCTAAAAAAAGAATGGTAGCAAACTGAATCAAAAAAATATTTAATTGCAAATTAATATAGTATTGAACAAATCAATCATTTACATGAGATGTTGGTTGATTAATTATTGACTATATCGCTTATGGTGCTGGTACTGAGGTTAATATGGGAGCATCCCACTTTGGCAAAAATATATTAACCAAAGTTGCGGGTTATCTTGGGTTATTAAGCAAAATTGCATTTATTCAAGTTTAGGCGGGAGGAAAAATTGCAGCCAAACAAAGAGTGCGATCGCCACCGGAAAGAGCGGGTACGCCATCGCAAGCCTTGTTCAAGTATGAACTAGCTAGCGATCACAAACGAACAAGAGTTTCAGAGAGTTCTTCCCTAAGTCCTAAGCAAGTGAGGAGTTATGAGTGATGAGTTAGAAGTTTTGAATCTTTAACTCATCACTCATAACTCCTAACTCATAACTGTTTTGCTAGCCACCGCTGACTGGTGGAATCAGCACGACTTCATCCCCATCTTGTAGTAGGGTATCTGGTTCGACAAATATTAAATTAATCCCAAAGCGGGTGATGTCACGCCATTGGGAGAGTTCGGGGTGTTCAGCTATGAGGCGATCGCATACTGCTTTGACTGGCATACTATTGGGAAATTCTAGTACAAGTTCCGAAACCCTAAAGGCTTCTTGATAAGCAGCAAACAATTTGACGGTAACGGTGATTGCAGATTTAGACATACAATATGCTTTGGCAGTACCAGCAAGTAGTTTAATACTTGACAAGTACCCTGAACTATTGGGCTTTATTATACATTACTAAGTAGATGATTTTACAAGTTCACAGCGAAAAATGTGGATATAGGCACAGCACGATAACTTCCATTACAGGAACTACTGATGGAAGCTCAAAAATAATTGCCATTCTTGCAGGTGCGATTTTGGTTATTTTAGCGATCGCCTACCTCATCCTATTTCAAATACTAGAGTCCCACGACATGAAATCCGCCCCCATCAGTTAGAATACAGGGCATTGCAATGCCCTGTATTCAACCCCAGTTTGAAAATGGTTGTCAATGATTTACCATCGTTCCACTATAAACAGTTCATTTGATGATATACCAAATACCGTTATTATTTTGACGTAAAGTCCAGTACCTTTGCCCAATAAATTCCAGCATTTTGGGAAAATTTTCTTTGATTATAGCCTGGGGTTTATAATCAATAAAAATATAAGGAGGCTTTGATGAATCTAACTGCTCTATAAGTTTTGGCCATTGTTCAGGCAGAAAA from Nostoc sp. UHCC 0926 includes these protein-coding regions:
- a CDS encoding MoaD/ThiS family protein; this translates as MSKSAITVTVKLFAAYQEAFRVSELVLEFPNSMPVKAVCDRLIAEHPELSQWRDITRFGINLIFVEPDTLLQDGDEVVLIPPVSGG